A region of Selenomonadales bacterium 4137-cl DNA encodes the following proteins:
- a CDS encoding YaaR family protein, with product MVKINNVRPGGTPVLPEREAAGHPEKTGGLFTADLSKAEDSLSKEKMNELLDRISEQGRRLGEVPTYAELKAYRELVRSFLAEAVGRAYTLQAQAGWDRHGRQKMYAVVKEIDHQLTELAEDVRQGQERQLQIMGRLDAIRGMLVDLYS from the coding sequence ATGGTTAAAATAAACAACGTGCGTCCCGGCGGGACGCCGGTGTTGCCTGAACGCGAGGCTGCAGGCCACCCGGAAAAGACCGGCGGCCTGTTTACGGCCGATCTGTCGAAGGCCGAGGATTCGCTGTCCAAGGAGAAGATGAACGAGCTGCTGGACAGGATTTCCGAGCAGGGCCGGCGGCTTGGCGAGGTGCCGACCTATGCCGAGCTTAAGGCTTACCGGGAGCTTGTGCGCTCCTTTCTCGCCGAGGCGGTGGGCCGCGCATACACGCTGCAGGCCCAGGCCGGCTGGGACCGTCACGGGCGCCAGAAGATGTACGCCGTTGTTAAGGAGATCGATCATCAACTGACCGAGCTGGCGGAGGACGTCCGCCAGGGGCAGGAGCGCCAGCTGCAGATCATGGGTCGGCTGGACGCCATCCGCGGCATGCTGGTCGATCTGTACAGCTGA
- a CDS encoding pilus assembly protein: MQAIVRYIRSHRGQSVVEIALALPFLMLVLAGMCDFGLYMYKTTLANEAARAGARAATLHKTNEDIIAAAKKATPLRFDNNAEPTVKPVPLAEEARTSDSEVTVTVEGQHSLLTKDIAGIFGSGTVTIKGTATMRME, encoded by the coding sequence ATGCAAGCGATTGTTCGGTATATCCGCAGTCACAGGGGTCAATCGGTGGTCGAGATAGCGCTGGCGCTGCCGTTTCTCATGCTGGTGCTGGCCGGCATGTGCGATTTTGGGCTGTATATGTACAAGACCACCCTGGCCAATGAGGCCGCGCGGGCCGGGGCCAGGGCCGCCACCCTGCACAAGACTAATGAAGACATAATTGCGGCTGCGAAAAAGGCCACCCCCCTGCGGTTTGATAATAACGCGGAACCGACCGTCAAACCGGTTCCCCTGGCCGAGGAAGCCCGGACCAGCGACAGCGAGGTCACCGTCACCGTCGAAGGCCAGCACAGTCTGCTGACAAAGGATATTGCCGGGATATTCGGGAGCGGTACGGTTACCATCAAGGGCACCGCCACCATGCGCATGGAATAG
- a CDS encoding CpaF family protein: MSLLRRLEAKQNEVSPAVKDRPKAPAALRLDPYQGLKMRIHKRIVDELSAEESKLLTDKDADRRQLNDIVARLANALMDEESAPVPRGERARIITEVVDEVLGYGPIDPLLQDETISEVMVNGPAQVYVERKGKLILTDVRFRDDAHILHVIEKIVAPLGRRIDEGSPMVDARLPDGSRVNAIIPPLALKGPCLTIRKFAKDPLTVNDLVNFGTMTRDMADFLQACVEGKLNIVVSGGTGSGKTTTLNVLSSFIPGDERIVTVEDAAELQLRQEHVVTLETRPPNIEGKGAITMRDLVRNSLRMRPDRIVVGEVRSGEALDMLQAMNTGHDGSLTTGHANSPRDMLSRLETMVLMAGMDLPVRAIREQVASAVDLIVQQARLRDGSRRVTHLTEVQGMEGDVITLQDIFVFEQTGKDETGRITGRLKPTGIRPKFVEKLAANGIQLIPEVFMVK, from the coding sequence ATGTCGCTCCTACGGCGTTTGGAGGCCAAGCAAAACGAGGTCAGCCCGGCTGTCAAAGACAGGCCCAAGGCTCCCGCCGCCCTGAGGCTTGATCCCTATCAGGGGCTGAAAATGCGTATCCACAAGCGGATCGTCGACGAGCTGAGCGCCGAGGAGAGCAAGCTGCTGACCGACAAGGACGCCGACCGGCGGCAGCTTAACGATATCGTAGCGAGGCTGGCGAACGCCCTGATGGACGAGGAGTCGGCGCCGGTGCCCCGCGGCGAGCGGGCCCGCATCATCACCGAGGTGGTTGACGAGGTCCTCGGCTACGGGCCGATCGACCCGTTGCTCCAGGATGAGACGATTTCCGAGGTGATGGTCAACGGGCCGGCGCAGGTGTACGTGGAGCGCAAAGGCAAGCTCATCCTTACCGACGTGCGTTTCCGCGACGACGCCCATATCTTGCATGTTATCGAGAAAATCGTCGCCCCGCTGGGCCGCCGCATCGACGAGGGTTCGCCGATGGTCGACGCCCGGTTGCCGGACGGCTCGCGCGTCAACGCGATCATCCCGCCGCTGGCCCTTAAAGGGCCGTGCCTGACGATCCGCAAGTTTGCCAAGGACCCGCTTACGGTGAACGATCTTGTCAATTTCGGGACGATGACCCGCGATATGGCTGACTTCCTGCAGGCCTGCGTCGAAGGAAAGCTCAACATTGTCGTGTCCGGCGGCACAGGTTCCGGCAAGACTACGACCCTCAACGTCCTGTCGTCGTTCATTCCCGGCGACGAGCGCATTGTCACGGTGGAGGACGCCGCCGAGCTGCAGCTTCGTCAGGAGCATGTGGTGACGCTGGAAACGCGCCCGCCGAACATTGAGGGCAAGGGCGCGATAACGATGCGCGACCTGGTGCGCAATTCGCTGCGGATGCGGCCCGACCGCATTGTGGTGGGCGAGGTGCGCAGCGGCGAGGCGCTCGATATGCTGCAGGCGATGAACACCGGCCACGACGGCTCGCTGACCACCGGCCACGCCAACAGCCCGCGCGACATGCTCAGCCGTCTGGAAACGATGGTGCTGATGGCCGGTATGGATCTGCCGGTGCGGGCCATCCGCGAGCAGGTCGCTTCGGCGGTCGATCTTATCGTGCAGCAGGCCCGCCTGCGGGACGGCAGCCGCCGGGTGACCCACCTCACCGAGGTGCAGGGCATGGAGGGCGACGTTATCACCCTGCAGGACATATTCGTGTTCGAGCAGACCGGCAAGGACGAGACGGGCCGTATTACCGGCCGCCTCAAGCCGACCGGAATAAGGCCGAAGTTTGTAGAGAAGCTGGCCGCCAACGGCATTCAGCTGATTCCTGAGGTATTCATGGTCAAATAG
- a CDS encoding stage 0 sporulation family protein produces MQTVVGIRFKKAGKVYYFDPGQLSLAENDHVIVETTRGLEYGRVVIGPREVKDEDIVAPLKPVQRKATPQDEAKVRDNEAKEAEAFRVCQQKIQAHNLPMNLVDVEYTFDVNKIIFYFTAEGRIDFRELVKDLAAVFRTRIELRQIGVRDEAKMVGGIGCCGRPLCCATFLGDFEPVSIRMAKDQNLSLNPTKISGICGRLMCCLKYESDCYGSCCKKTPAPQAGREVMTVEGEGKITAVNGAKRTASVRLKDGKMLEIPWEEVVEKEENGK; encoded by the coding sequence ATGCAGACCGTCGTCGGTATTCGGTTTAAGAAAGCGGGCAAGGTTTACTATTTCGACCCCGGGCAGCTCAGCCTGGCGGAGAACGACCACGTAATCGTCGAGACGACCAGGGGGTTGGAGTACGGCCGGGTGGTCATCGGCCCGCGCGAGGTCAAGGACGAGGATATCGTGGCGCCGCTGAAGCCGGTGCAACGTAAGGCAACGCCTCAGGACGAGGCCAAGGTTCGCGACAATGAGGCCAAGGAGGCGGAGGCTTTCCGGGTCTGCCAGCAGAAGATCCAGGCCCATAACTTGCCGATGAACCTCGTGGATGTCGAGTATACGTTCGATGTAAACAAGATAATCTTTTATTTTACCGCCGAAGGCCGGATCGATTTCCGCGAGCTTGTCAAGGATTTGGCGGCGGTGTTTCGCACCCGCATAGAGCTTCGCCAGATCGGGGTGCGCGACGAGGCGAAGATGGTGGGGGGCATCGGCTGCTGCGGGCGGCCGCTATGCTGCGCTACTTTCCTCGGTGATTTCGAGCCGGTGTCGATCCGGATGGCCAAGGATCAGAATTTATCCCTTAACCCGACGAAAATTTCCGGCATCTGTGGCCGGCTGATGTGTTGCCTGAAGTACGAGAGCGACTGCTACGGCTCGTGTTGCAAGAAGACGCCCGCGCCTCAGGCGGGCCGCGAGGTTATGACGGTGGAGGGCGAGGGTAAGATCACCGCCGTTAACGGCGCCAAACGGACGGCGTCGGTCCGCCTGAAGGACGGCAAGATGCTGGAGATTCCGTGGGAAGAGGTTGTGGAAAAAGAGGAAAATGGCAAATGA
- a CDS encoding type II secretion system F family protein has product MLFLIATITFATIFMLTYLLVSAYAPLWGGQVTLRLRALDSMAEADVPDEEMTKPFSQRVLAPVTGSFAGFFLRFTPQSTKRMTEERLAAAGGFGGLSAGQFLVLTGFTAVGLAIISAVVADSAHLPANKTAGYAIFALAVGLVWPFYVLNRRAAARKASMQRDLPDVLDILTVSVEAGLGFDGALAKLAEKMHGALVDEFTRVLQEIRVGVPRRAALHALALRCDVPDVSLFVTALIQADQLGVSVGNVLRVQSAAVREKRRQRAQEKAMKAPIKMLIPLVLFIFPAIFIVLLGPAMIQIFTTFIQR; this is encoded by the coding sequence ATGCTGTTTCTTATCGCCACCATCACCTTCGCTACGATATTTATGCTGACGTATCTGCTGGTTTCCGCCTATGCGCCGCTGTGGGGCGGGCAGGTCACGCTGCGGTTGAGGGCCCTCGATAGCATGGCGGAGGCCGATGTCCCGGACGAGGAGATGACCAAGCCCTTCAGTCAGCGGGTGCTGGCTCCGGTGACAGGCAGTTTCGCGGGCTTTTTTCTGCGGTTTACGCCGCAATCGACCAAGCGGATGACCGAGGAACGGCTGGCGGCCGCCGGCGGGTTCGGTGGCCTGAGCGCCGGCCAGTTCCTCGTTCTGACGGGCTTCACGGCCGTGGGTCTGGCCATAATCAGCGCTGTGGTCGCCGATTCGGCCCATCTGCCGGCGAATAAGACGGCCGGTTATGCGATATTTGCCCTGGCGGTCGGGCTGGTTTGGCCGTTTTATGTTCTAAACCGCAGGGCCGCCGCCCGCAAAGCCAGTATGCAGAGGGATTTGCCCGACGTGCTCGATATCCTGACGGTCAGTGTCGAGGCTGGTCTCGGCTTCGACGGCGCGCTGGCCAAGCTGGCGGAGAAGATGCATGGGGCGTTGGTGGACGAATTCACCCGCGTGCTGCAGGAGATCAGGGTGGGGGTGCCGCGCCGCGCCGCTCTGCACGCGCTGGCGCTGCGCTGCGATGTCCCCGACGTATCTTTGTTCGTCACAGCCCTTATTCAGGCTGACCAGCTTGGGGTCAGCGTCGGCAACGTGCTGAGGGTGCAGTCGGCGGCGGTGCGGGAGAAACGCCGCCAGCGGGCCCAGGAGAAGGCGATGAAAGCGCCGATCAAGATGCTGATCCCGCTGGTGTTGTTCATTTTCCCGGCGATTTTCATCGTGCTGCTCGGGCCGGCGATGATACAGATTTTTACTACTTTTATTCAAAGGTAG
- a CDS encoding sensor histidine kinase, producing the protein MQKLDVKILDKIVKQTIAAVEKGKSQIFDIYEAARTEMENVKKDLERIKQETTEVIARVDGLEKKERRARLRLAEVHRNFRVFSEEDMKQAYQDAENVRVDLEVAREQERNLRRQRDDMELRLRNLKDTLQRAEGLVTQVGAALGFLGDHMETVLTQIDSLQQRQAFAAKIIRAQEEERRRVAREIHDGPAQAMANVVFRAEVCERLLENDLARAREELKDLQEQIRYVLKETRKIIFGLRPMTLDDLGLVPTLRRVLDTLRERSGVFPEIKVTGEEKRLSTHLEVGLFRTVQEALTNIEKHAKASAVLVRIDYRPTMVTALIEDDGQGFDPGADRSGTESFGIMGMQERISLLGGEFSIRSQKGRGTKVLLKVPLKGE; encoded by the coding sequence ATGCAAAAGCTCGACGTCAAAATACTCGACAAGATCGTCAAGCAGACGATCGCGGCCGTGGAAAAGGGCAAGTCGCAGATTTTCGATATTTACGAGGCGGCCCGTACCGAGATGGAGAACGTCAAGAAGGACCTTGAGAGGATCAAGCAGGAGACGACCGAGGTCATCGCCCGCGTCGACGGTCTGGAGAAGAAGGAGCGGCGGGCCCGCCTGCGACTGGCCGAGGTTCACCGCAATTTCCGGGTTTTCAGCGAGGAGGACATGAAGCAGGCCTACCAGGACGCCGAGAACGTGCGCGTCGACCTGGAGGTGGCCCGCGAACAGGAGCGGAATCTCCGCCGCCAGCGGGACGATATGGAGCTGCGACTGCGCAACCTGAAGGATACGCTGCAGCGGGCCGAGGGACTGGTGACCCAGGTGGGCGCCGCGCTGGGCTTTCTGGGCGATCATATGGAGACGGTGCTGACGCAGATCGATTCCCTGCAGCAGCGGCAGGCGTTCGCCGCCAAGATCATCAGGGCCCAGGAGGAGGAGCGGCGGCGGGTGGCGCGGGAGATCCACGACGGGCCGGCTCAGGCGATGGCCAATGTCGTCTTCCGGGCGGAGGTGTGCGAGCGGCTGCTGGAGAACGATCTCGCCCGGGCGCGGGAGGAGCTTAAGGATCTGCAGGAACAGATCAGATATGTATTGAAGGAAACGCGCAAGATCATCTTCGGGCTCAGGCCGATGACGCTCGACGACCTGGGCCTGGTGCCCACGCTGCGGCGGGTGCTGGACACGCTGCGGGAGCGGTCGGGGGTTTTCCCGGAAATCAAGGTGACGGGCGAGGAGAAACGGCTGAGCACTCACCTGGAGGTCGGCCTTTTCCGGACGGTGCAGGAGGCGCTGACGAATATCGAGAAGCATGCCAAGGCTTCCGCCGTCCTGGTTAGGATCGATTACCGTCCGACGATGGTGACCGCGCTCATCGAGGACGACGGGCAGGGCTTCGACCCCGGCGCCGACCGGAGCGGGACGGAGAGTTTCGGCATCATGGGGATGCAGGAGCGCATCTCGCTGCTGGGGGGCGAATTTTCGATCAGGTCGCAGAAGGGAAGAGGCACGAAGGTGCTGCTCAAGGTGCCGCTGAAGGGCGAGTAG
- a CDS encoding Flp family type IVb pilin has protein sequence MMNVWNYLRNQKGQGMVEYGLILALISIAAITLMPQVGTAINNAFNSVVTAL, from the coding sequence ATGATGAACGTGTGGAATTATCTTCGTAACCAAAAAGGGCAAGGCATGGTCGAATACGGTCTGATCCTCGCCCTGATCTCGATCGCCGCCATCACCCTGATGCCTCAGGTCGGCACCGCGATCAACAACGCCTTCAACTCCGTCGTCACCGCCCTCTAA
- a CDS encoding aminotransferase class I/II-fold pyridoxal phosphate-dependent enzyme, which translates to MPGYSQEETPLLAAMKRYVDDGVIPFHTPGHKFGKGMHPRLENILGRTALELDLALLPELDDLHEPHGCIKEAQDLAAELYGADHSFFVVNGTTGGIYAMILTIAGPGDKIIVPRNAHRSIIGGVLLNGAIPIFTNPVVDRHLGISHGVTPETVEEAVRKHPDAKGVLIINPTYYGVAADLRRIVDIVHDHNMPVVVDEAHGPHLRFSPHLPLQALDAGADICAQSTHKIIGALTQCSMVHCREGRVSVPRLKAMLQLVQSTSPNYLLMASLDVARMQMATQGRELVARSVELAEWVRAEINKIPGLYCFGADKLGTPGVYGLDPTKVTVTVKGLGLKGAEAERILRHEYKVQVELSDMYNVLFLITMGDGEAEARTMVEALRGLAANHAGRRDFTAVEGAYGDAYPPIPEQVLSPRQALFGHTRTIPFKQAAGRVCAEIITFYPPGIPLLCPGERISTETIDYCLRLQKAGLHISGPEDYMLKTVKVVE; encoded by the coding sequence TTGCCGGGCTATTCGCAAGAAGAGACGCCTCTGCTCGCGGCAATGAAACGCTATGTGGACGACGGGGTAATCCCTTTTCATACACCGGGACATAAGTTCGGCAAGGGGATGCACCCGCGGCTGGAGAATATCCTCGGCCGGACCGCTTTGGAACTCGATCTGGCGCTCCTTCCCGAGCTGGATGACCTGCATGAGCCCCACGGTTGCATCAAGGAGGCCCAGGATCTGGCGGCCGAGCTTTACGGGGCCGACCACAGCTTTTTCGTCGTTAACGGCACGACCGGCGGCATTTATGCGATGATTTTGACCATCGCCGGCCCCGGCGATAAGATCATCGTACCCCGCAACGCCCACCGGTCGATTATCGGCGGGGTTTTGCTGAACGGGGCGATCCCTATTTTCACGAATCCCGTGGTGGACAGGCATCTCGGCATCTCTCACGGGGTGACTCCCGAGACGGTGGAGGAGGCGGTCCGCAAGCACCCCGACGCCAAGGGGGTGCTGATCATCAACCCCACTTATTACGGCGTGGCTGCCGATTTGCGCCGGATCGTCGATATCGTCCACGACCACAATATGCCGGTGGTGGTGGATGAGGCCCATGGCCCGCATCTGCGTTTTTCCCCCCATCTGCCGCTGCAGGCATTGGACGCGGGGGCGGATATCTGCGCCCAGAGCACCCATAAGATAATCGGCGCGCTGACCCAGTGCTCGATGGTCCACTGCCGCGAGGGACGCGTGAGCGTGCCCCGCCTGAAGGCGATGCTGCAGCTCGTTCAGTCGACCAGTCCTAATTATCTGCTGATGGCGTCGCTGGATGTGGCCCGCATGCAAATGGCGACCCAGGGGCGCGAACTGGTGGCGCGGTCGGTGGAGCTGGCCGAGTGGGTACGCGCGGAGATCAACAAGATTCCCGGTCTGTATTGCTTCGGCGCCGACAAGCTCGGTACGCCCGGGGTCTACGGCCTTGATCCCACCAAGGTGACGGTGACGGTAAAGGGACTGGGCCTCAAGGGGGCTGAAGCGGAGCGCATCCTGCGCCACGAGTACAAGGTGCAGGTGGAATTATCCGATATGTATAATGTTCTTTTCCTGATTACGATGGGCGACGGCGAGGCCGAGGCCCGGACGATGGTGGAAGCGTTGCGCGGTCTGGCGGCCAATCATGCCGGCAGGCGTGATTTCACGGCGGTCGAGGGCGCTTACGGCGACGCTTACCCGCCCATACCGGAGCAGGTGCTGTCCCCCCGTCAGGCGCTGTTCGGCCATACCAGGACGATTCCTTTCAAGCAGGCGGCCGGACGGGTGTGCGCCGAAATCATCACTTTCTATCCTCCCGGCATTCCCCTGCTCTGTCCCGGCGAGCGCATCTCGACGGAGACCATCGATTACTGTCTGCGCCTGCAGAAGGCCGGCCTGCATATTTCCGGGCCGGAGGACTATATGTTGAAAACAGTCAAAGTGGTGGAATAA
- the tmk gene encoding dTMP kinase, with the protein MVGVLITFEGPDGGGKTTQLGLLADHLRRRGHTVVCTREPGGTALGDKIRCLLLDPANAAMAPCTEALLYMAARAQHVAEVIAPALGRGEVVLSDRYADSTLVYQGTARRLGREDLDAINLFATGGVTPDLTILLESDDATLDGRVAGRGDADRIEGEAAAFHALVREGFRELAAAEPDRVKAVAADGGVDEVHRAVVEIVEEFFCRRAYG; encoded by the coding sequence ATGGTAGGGGTGCTGATTACCTTCGAGGGTCCCGACGGCGGGGGCAAGACGACCCAACTGGGCCTGCTGGCGGACCATCTTCGCCGGCGGGGCCATACCGTCGTCTGCACGCGCGAACCGGGCGGCACGGCGTTGGGTGATAAGATCCGCTGCCTGCTGCTCGACCCCGCGAATGCGGCGATGGCTCCGTGTACCGAGGCGCTGCTGTATATGGCCGCGCGGGCCCAGCACGTGGCCGAGGTGATCGCGCCGGCGCTGGGGCGCGGGGAGGTGGTCCTTTCCGACCGCTACGCCGATTCGACGCTTGTTTACCAGGGAACGGCCCGGCGCCTGGGGCGCGAAGATCTTGACGCCATAAACCTGTTTGCTACCGGCGGGGTGACTCCCGATCTGACCATCCTGCTGGAGAGCGACGACGCCACCCTTGACGGGCGCGTGGCGGGGCGGGGCGACGCCGACCGCATCGAGGGGGAGGCGGCCGCTTTCCATGCTCTGGTGCGCGAGGGGTTCAGGGAACTGGCCGCGGCAGAGCCCGACCGGGTAAAGGCTGTGGCTGCCGATGGCGGCGTAGACGAGGTCCACCGCGCGGTGGTGGAGATTGTGGAGGAGTTTTTTTGCAGGAGGGCTTATGGTTAA
- a CDS encoding pilus assembly protein TadG-related protein, whose protein sequence is MLMKVFREQRGSSLVMVAVGMVFLLLMAGLVIDVGNLYLEKTIAQNGVDAAALAGATALPDQAAATSRADHYADLNRLSNGTLTPDFSKGAGRIDLTYTKIVDTFLMKIANYFYSGSYDKVTVRVAAAAKRKYGGGPFAYTIFSGSDFDMLPLNGSRLYVDGSVHSDADLRINGCDITVTGVAEAHGIVRVNGSQLNIPTQISNAPRIAMPDFSQQISDQAAAVNHVFNGDKTYNGGPISVDGSIHVNGSVTLNGNTISGTGAILASGGDININGNIINSTTGDQVCLYSQTGSIHINGNNITVNGIIYAPNGDIQINGSNITVNGRIVGNTVKINGSNFRVNGQNVEVTSLPSTGSVLIE, encoded by the coding sequence ATGTTGATGAAGGTGTTCAGGGAACAACGGGGCAGCTCCCTGGTGATGGTGGCTGTCGGCATGGTTTTCCTGCTCCTTATGGCCGGCCTGGTGATCGATGTCGGCAACTTATACCTTGAGAAGACCATCGCTCAGAACGGCGTCGACGCCGCCGCTCTGGCCGGGGCCACCGCCCTGCCCGATCAGGCGGCCGCCACGAGCCGGGCCGATCATTACGCCGATCTCAACAGGCTGAGCAATGGCACGCTTACCCCCGATTTCAGCAAGGGAGCGGGGCGGATCGATCTCACCTATACCAAGATTGTCGATACTTTTTTGATGAAAATAGCCAATTATTTTTATAGCGGCAGCTACGACAAGGTCACCGTCCGGGTGGCCGCGGCCGCCAAACGGAAGTACGGGGGCGGGCCGTTCGCCTATACCATTTTTTCCGGCAGCGACTTTGATATGCTGCCCCTCAACGGCAGCCGGCTTTATGTCGACGGTTCCGTCCACTCGGACGCCGACCTGAGGATCAACGGCTGCGATATCACCGTCACCGGCGTGGCCGAAGCCCACGGTATCGTAAGGGTGAACGGCAGCCAGCTCAATATTCCCACGCAGATTTCCAACGCCCCGAGGATAGCCATGCCTGATTTCAGTCAGCAGATCAGCGATCAGGCCGCCGCCGTCAACCATGTATTCAACGGCGATAAAACTTATAACGGCGGACCGATAAGTGTCGACGGCTCGATCCACGTCAACGGGTCGGTGACGCTCAACGGCAACACGATCAGCGGCACGGGCGCCATCCTGGCCAGCGGCGGGGACATCAACATCAACGGCAATATCATCAACAGCACAACGGGCGATCAGGTCTGCCTGTATTCCCAGACTGGCAGCATCCATATCAACGGCAACAATATTACTGTCAACGGGATTATCTACGCCCCCAACGGCGATATTCAAATCAACGGCAGCAACATCACCGTGAACGGCCGTATTGTCGGCAACACCGTGAAAATCAACGGCAGCAACTTCCGGGTCAACGGTCAGAATGTGGAGGTTACCTCCCTGCCGTCTACCGGTAGCGTGCTTATCGAATAA
- a CDS encoding DUF192 domain-containing protein, with the protein MEIVNVTTGKLLANDARLADSFFTRLRGLLGTEGLPDGGGLVIRPCCSIHTFGMKYPIDVLFAADGDRVAHTVANLGPGRMTLCRGSRYVIELPPGTLDRTGTKPGDQLRLG; encoded by the coding sequence ATGGAGATTGTCAACGTGACGACCGGCAAGCTGCTGGCCAATGACGCGCGGCTGGCGGACAGTTTTTTTACCCGCCTGAGGGGCCTACTGGGGACGGAGGGCCTGCCGGATGGCGGCGGGCTGGTTATCAGGCCGTGTTGCAGCATTCACACCTTTGGCATGAAGTATCCCATCGATGTGCTGTTCGCCGCCGACGGCGACCGGGTGGCGCATACGGTGGCTAACCTTGGACCGGGGCGGATGACGCTGTGTCGCGGCAGCCGCTATGTGATAGAGCTGCCGCCGGGGACGCTGGACCGTACCGGGACAAAGCCCGGCGACCAACTGCGGCTGGGGTGA
- the holB gene encoding DNA polymerase III subunit delta', which yields MVTRWEDIAGHDKVTAMLCNMLASGRMPHALLFEGPAGIGKLLAARTLAAAILCGGRDKPCGECPSCRLVGQGTHPDLVELAADGASLKIDQIRALQHEAALAPYFGSGRVFLVEEAERLTVQAANSLLKILEEPPAGSVFILTASSRHAMLPTVVSRCRVFPFRPLAPEALARLLAARGADGARAAMAARLSGGRVGEALALLAEGGLALRDAALTVVAALPAGGASLVWAQGAALDKLAAPELAAFLRHLRQVLRDLLVVVSGREELALNSDVAGELRRAAAAWDARRLDEALRVVRDAGRALEGNANTRLTLEAMLIHLLEAAREGTRDADRRRYSV from the coding sequence ATGGTTACGCGGTGGGAAGATATCGCTGGGCACGACAAGGTGACGGCGATGCTGTGCAATATGCTTGCCTCGGGCCGGATGCCGCATGCCTTGCTGTTTGAGGGGCCGGCCGGCATCGGCAAGCTGCTGGCGGCGAGGACGCTGGCGGCCGCGATTCTCTGCGGGGGGCGGGACAAGCCATGCGGAGAATGTCCGTCCTGCCGGCTTGTGGGGCAGGGCACCCATCCCGATCTTGTCGAGCTGGCGGCCGACGGGGCGAGTCTGAAAATCGACCAGATCCGGGCGCTGCAACACGAGGCGGCGCTCGCGCCATATTTCGGTTCCGGCCGGGTTTTCCTGGTCGAGGAGGCGGAAAGGCTCACCGTGCAGGCGGCCAACAGCCTATTGAAGATTCTTGAGGAACCCCCGGCCGGGTCGGTGTTCATTCTTACGGCGTCTTCCCGGCACGCCATGCTGCCGACCGTTGTTTCCCGCTGCCGGGTCTTTCCATTCCGGCCGCTGGCCCCCGAGGCTCTCGCCCGCCTGCTGGCGGCGCGGGGGGCGGACGGGGCGCGGGCGGCGATGGCGGCCCGCCTGTCCGGCGGCAGGGTGGGCGAGGCATTGGCTTTGTTGGCCGAGGGGGGCCTGGCGCTTAGAGACGCTGCACTGACCGTCGTGGCCGCCCTGCCGGCCGGCGGGGCTTCGCTGGTATGGGCGCAGGGAGCGGCGCTGGATAAGCTGGCGGCACCCGAGCTGGCGGCATTCCTCCGCCACCTGCGGCAGGTGCTGCGCGATCTGCTGGTCGTCGTCAGCGGCCGGGAGGAACTGGCGCTCAACAGCGATGTGGCCGGCGAACTGCGCCGCGCCGCCGCCGCCTGGGACGCCCGCCGCCTTGACGAGGCGCTGCGGGTGGTGCGGGACGCAGGTCGGGCTTTGGAAGGAAACGCCAATACCCGCCTCACGCTGGAGGCGATGCTGATACATTTATTGGAAGCGGCAAGGGAGGGAACGCGAGATGCAGACCGTCGTCGGTATTCGGTTTAA